The nucleotide sequence GGTGCTGCGCCAGGACCCCGACATCATCCTGGTCGGGGAGGTCCGCGACCGGGAGACCGCCGACATCGCCCTGCAAGCGGCCCTGACCGGCCACCTGGTCCTTTCCACCCTGCACACCAACGACACCGTGAGCTCGATCGGCCGGCTGGCGGACATGGGCGTGGAGCGGTTCAAGATCGCTTCCGGCCTCATCGCCATCAGCGCCCAGAGGCTCGTGCGGCGGCTCTGCCCCGACTGCAAGGCTCCGGTCAAGGCCTCTGAGTCGGACCCGGCTCTCGTAAAAGCCTTCGCGCGGCAGGGCATGAAGACGGCGTACCATAAGCCCGTGGGCTGCCCGAAGTGCGACTTCAACGGCTTCAAGGGCCGGCTGGCCCTGCTGGAGTTCCTGGAGATCACTCCCGAGCTCAAGGAACGCATCAGCGCGGGAGACGGGGAGACGGCGCTGCGCGCCCACGCCTTGGAGCGCCGGCTGCTCCACACCATGCTGGCGGACGCCTTATGGCATCTCTCCCAGGGGGACACGACGCTCGAGGAGGTCCTGCCTTACGTCCGGTTGGATCCCGGCGCGGATGCCGCCGCGAGGAAGGAGGCTTCCGTACCGGCGCCGCCGGCGGCCCAGTCTCCCGCGCAACCCAAAGAAAAAGCGGCGGGCAACCGCGTCCTGGTCGCGGACGACGACAAGGTCAGCCGCAGCATCCTCCGGAAGGTCCTCCAGGACAAGGGCTACGCGGTCGAAGAAGCGGAAGACGGCATCCAGGCGCTCGCGAAGATCGCCCAGAACCCGCCGGACCTCCTGATCCTGGACTTGAACATGCCGAACATGGACGGCCATGGCGTGATCCGCGCCCTGCGGCAGTCGCTGGGGATGCTGGGGCTCCCCATCATCATCCTGACCTGCATCGCCGACGAAGGCAGCCAGGCGGAATCCTTGAGCCTCGGCGCCGACGATTACATCGTGAAGCCCATCAAGCCCCCCCTGGTCCTGGCCCGCATCGACGCCGCCTTCAGGCGGCTGAGACTGGCCTGAAGAGCCGGCTCTGCGGCCCGTGGGGGATCCAGCGCGCCTAAGCCGTCCTGGCGCCTAGGGCGTCTTCTTCCGGGCTCCCAGCTCGTCGGACTTGGCTTCGGCCAAGGCCCGGCTCACGTCCCAGAGCCGCAGGGTCCCATCGCTGCCCGCGGAAAGCGCGCGCCCGTTGTCCGGAGAGAAGGCCACGGCGCGGACGTAGCCCGTATGGCCGGTCCAGACCTTGAGGCTTCTGCCGGCGGCCGCGTCCCACAACCGGACCGTGAAGTCCTCTCCGCCCGAGACGACCAGGCGCCCGTCGGGGCTGAAGGCAAGGGCCCGGATGGGTTTCCCATGGCCTTTCCATACTCCGCGCGGTTCTCCGGTCCGGGTGTCCCAGACCCTGATGATATTCTCCCGGCCTCCGGTCACGCCGGTCCTGCCGTCGGGGGACAAGGCTGCCGCCAGGATGATGCCGGTGATGCCTTTCAATCGGGAGAGGACCTTGCCCTTGGCCACGTCCCAGACTTCGGAGTCTCCGCCGCCGGTCAGGGCCCGTCTGCCGTCGGAAGAGAAGGCCGCGGCCGCCACGTAATCGGAGCGTCCTCCCCAGTACTCGACCTCCTGGTCCCGGGCGAAATCCCACAGCCTCAGGGTGCGGTCGCTGCATCCGGAGATGACCTGGCCGCCGTCCGGCGAGAAGGCGGCGACGTAGATGAATACGCCGTGATCGTGATAGGCCAGGACCGGCTTGCCCGTGGCGATGTCCCAGCTCCGGAAGGAGAGTTCGTCGCTGACGGAGAGGGCGGTCGCGCCGTCCGTGGAGAAGGCCACGGCCGCCACGGGAGTCTCGTGGCCGGCGAAGACCTTCAAGGTCCGGCCCTTGCCCAGGTCCCAGAGCCGGACCGTCTTGTCCTGGCTGCCGGAAAGGGCCCGGGTCCCGTCCGGGGAGAAGGCCACGCAGGTCACGTCGTCGACGTGTCCGGCTCCGGTCCAGCCGGCCGTGAACTCGTTGTCAGCCGAGGCGGGGATCGCCCAGAGCGCCGTCAAGGCTGCCAGGATGGTCCTGCGCAGGCGGGATGCCATGGTATTGGTCCTCCTTCGGAGTCCGGTCAAACCACCATATGATAGCTCATCGCAGAACGGTGCGCGCGGGCGGCGCCGCGGGCGAATCGTCCTCGATCACCGTCAGATCGATGCGTCCTAGCTCCCTTCGGTCGGAGGTCTCCACGCGCACGCGCCAGCGGCCCGCCTGGTAGCGGCTCTTGATCGTGTCGGCGCGGAATCCGCCCGCGCGCCCGCCGATGATGTCGAGCGGCATGACGTCGGACTCCCGCCAGCCGGCCGCGGGGTCCAGGAAGAGCCAGCGCACCTGCAGTCTGTCCCGGAAGCGCGCGGGGGAGAACACGCTGACGAAGCAATGGACTTTGTCGCCCGGACGGGCGAGAAAGCTCTGGTCGCCGCGCTGCCAGAACTTCCAGCGCGGGCGGGTCGTGGTCAAGGCGAAGCGGTCGCCTACGCGGCGCACGTCGTGATAGATCCCGATCGCGGAGATCGAGAGGGGCACCGGCGGGATCAGCTTGGCGAAATAGAGCCCCGCGAAGCACGCCTGCACGGCGGCGAAGGGGATGAGCACGTGCCTGCGGAGCGCGTGGGGATGGCCGGACAGGCGGCGCTGCAGCAGCCCCGCCAGCGCCCCCATGACCAGGGCGGCCGCGGCCATGGAGCCCATGAAGGGCCAGGCGCCGATCGAGCCTGCCAGCATGGGCACGAGGTAGGTGAAATACGAGATCAGGCAGAGGCTGAAGATCCCCATGCGCAGCGTGGTGCCGGAGGTTTTGAAGGGCTTGAGTTCGTTCACGGCCAGGATGGCCGCCAGGACCAGCAGGAAGACCAAGGCAGCGCCCAGCGAGGCGCTCTTGAAGTAGAACACGGTATAGATGTTGAGCAAAGTGCCCAGCATGAAATGGGTGGCGGCCTTATGATAGCGCCAAAAGGTCTGCAGCCGCAGAGGGGGAGAGAATTCGCCGTAGAGCTCCCGCAGTTCCAGGCCGGTGAAGAGCGCGCAGAGGAAGAGATATACCGCCTGGTGGATGATGTTGCGCAGGTGGTCGATGCGGCCCACGGCCAGAATGTCGAAAAGGTAGCCGGCGATGAAGAAGCCGGTCGTGCAGGCGGGCTCGTGTTCGAGGTAGAAGTCCTTGACGCGCGCCGCCAGCGGCACGGCCGCCTGCGGGGCAGGCGCAACGCTCGGCGCTTGGCCTGGATCAGCCATGCTCGATCACCACGGGAATCACGGAGGCTCCCCTCATCAGGGCGCCTTGGGCCTGCGTCCGAGCAGGATGAGCAGGACGCCGCCGGCGACGCCGCACACCCCCACCAGCGGCTCGAGATACACATGCTTGGTGTGCCGCACGCTGGCCTGGAGCGGCCCCGCGTCGATCAACTGCGTCGTCTTGGTGTACGAGATCCCCTTATTGACCAGCACGACGAGTCCGGCGATCACCAACAGCAGGCCTATGGTTCTCATTATCTATCTCCTCCGAATCTCAGTTCCGATCCCAATCGACCGCTCCGAAATGGATGTCGCCGAGCAGGTTGTAGGCGATGCCGATGGTCTCCACCAGCTGGTGCCTGGCCGCCAGGCTCGCGCTGGAGTAGCGCGCCTCCCGGCTGGTCAGCATATAATTGACACCCAGGGCATGATGTCCGAAGATCCGGACCAGGAAGGAGGCATTCATGCGGCCGATGGACTCGCTGCCGGGAGCGCGGCTGGCGCCCGTGCCGGTGATGTAATAGCCGCGCGCGGTCGTGTCGAGCATGGCGCGCGTGCCGAAGATGCAGCGCAGGGAGAGCAGGCCCTGCGGCGCGGCGCCGTAATGGAAGTCCCTCTCGTCTCCTTGAGGCGCGATGGTCCCGGCATTGCCGTAGCCGATGCCGCCCAAGCCCGTGCCTTGGAGCGCGACCTTGCGCGAGAGCCACCATTGGAAGGTGGTCCCCAGAGATGCGGCCGTGGTCGAGAACCGGAAGACCTGCGGGGATAGGTAATCGAAAGACCCGTAGAGGCCCCAGACGCCTTGATAGGCGTCTCCCGCCTCGTATTTCTGTCCGAATAAAAGGCCGCGGGTCATGATATTGGCGAAGTCGGAGCGGTTCTCGCGCAGGCCGTTCAATTCGAAGGTGAAATAGTCGAACGGCCGCAGGTAGAGGTAGCCCGGCTGGCCGGGCAGGCCGTAGGCCATGGAGAAGCCCGCGGTGAGCACGTTGCGGTTGATCGTCTCCGTGCTGTTGGGATTGCGGACCGTCGTGTTCACTCCGCCGCCGGCTTGCACCTGAGCGAAAGTCGCGGCATTGCGGCTTTTCAGGATCGGCGTGTAGCGCTCGCCGAAAAGGAGGCGGTTGAGGGCCGTGGGCGGCGAGATGAACCCGGCTCCCAGCTCGCGCCAGAACCCGGGCCGCCCGCCGCCCCCCTCGAGCACCAGATTGGCCATCCGGAAGAGGGGCTCTCCGATGAGAGGCCCGCCTGTGCCGCTGGCGACCTGGTCGTTGATGGAGGGATCGGTGGTCTCCCCGTAGGTCTCCCAGATGAAGCTGCCCGCATTGCTGTAGATCCAGCCTTCCCAGAAGTTGAGGCCGGAGGCGCGCGCGAAACCGTAGTACAGGGAACCCTGATAAGGATGCCCGAGCTGATTGACCGCGAAGTCATCCTGGTCGACCACCCAGGGGCCGTGGCGGAGATGCTGCCAGCCGGTATT is from Elusimicrobiota bacterium and encodes:
- a CDS encoding WD40 repeat domain-containing protein, with amino-acid sequence MASRLRRTILAALTALWAIPASADNEFTAGWTGAGHVDDVTCVAFSPDGTRALSGSQDKTVRLWDLGKGRTLKVFAGHETPVAAVAFSTDGATALSVSDELSFRSWDIATGKPVLAYHDHGVFIYVAAFSPDGGQVISGCSDRTLRLWDFARDQEVEYWGGRSDYVAAAAFSSDGRRALTGGGDSEVWDVAKGKVLSRLKGITGIILAAALSPDGRTGVTGGRENIIRVWDTRTGEPRGVWKGHGKPIRALAFSPDGRLVVSGGEDFTVRLWDAAAGRSLKVWTGHTGYVRAVAFSPDNGRALSAGSDGTLRLWDVSRALAEAKSDELGARKKTP
- a CDS encoding DUF2914 domain-containing protein; the encoded protein is MADPGQAPSVAPAPQAAVPLAARVKDFYLEHEPACTTGFFIAGYLFDILAVGRIDHLRNIIHQAVYLFLCALFTGLELRELYGEFSPPLRLQTFWRYHKAATHFMLGTLLNIYTVFYFKSASLGAALVFLLVLAAILAVNELKPFKTSGTTLRMGIFSLCLISYFTYLVPMLAGSIGAWPFMGSMAAAALVMGALAGLLQRRLSGHPHALRRHVLIPFAAVQACFAGLYFAKLIPPVPLSISAIGIYHDVRRVGDRFALTTTRPRWKFWQRGDQSFLARPGDKVHCFVSVFSPARFRDRLQVRWLFLDPAAGWRESDVMPLDIIGGRAGGFRADTIKSRYQAGRWRVRVETSDRRELGRIDLTVIEDDSPAAPPARTVLR
- a CDS encoding DUF3943 domain-containing protein — translated: MMRYPAILVMLLLPVRLAALDPLIPPSVTKAAGETVTKASTDTAKNVGPTTPDRVLPGEPPKRKNYLIPALEIPLFQLTLNGYNRLASGVNDYDSTLNTGWQHLRHGPWVVDQDDFAVNQLGHPYQGSLYYGFARASGLNFWEGWIYSNAGSFIWETYGETTDPSINDQVASGTGGPLIGEPLFRMANLVLEGGGGRPGFWRELGAGFISPPTALNRLLFGERYTPILKSRNAATFAQVQAGGGVNTTVRNPNSTETINRNVLTAGFSMAYGLPGQPGYLYLRPFDYFTFELNGLRENRSDFANIMTRGLLFGQKYEAGDAYQGVWGLYGSFDYLSPQVFRFSTTAASLGTTFQWWLSRKVALQGTGLGGIGYGNAGTIAPQGDERDFHYGAAPQGLLSLRCIFGTRAMLDTTARGYYITGTGASRAPGSESIGRMNASFLVRIFGHHALGVNYMLTSREARYSSASLAARHQLVETIGIAYNLLGDIHFGAVDWDRN